One region of Gossypium raimondii isolate GPD5lz chromosome 6, ASM2569854v1, whole genome shotgun sequence genomic DNA includes:
- the LOC105773160 gene encoding cysteine proteinase inhibitor 1 produces MQQKSGFLILFLSLIFLPLIFSDARKEAPLGGWRPIKDTKDPHVMEIAEFAVEEYNKQSNGSLKLDKVVKGETQVVAGTNYRLILQAKKGAVDNTYQAVVWEKLWLNLRNLTSFNLVKG; encoded by the coding sequence ATGCAGCAGAAGTCAGGCTTCCTCATCCTCTTCCTCTCCCTCATTTTCCTTCCTCTCATCTTCTCCGACGCCAGAAAGGAGGCTCCCCTCGGAGGTTGGAGGCCGATCAAAGACACCAAGGACCCACACGTGATGGAGATCGCGGAATTCGCCGTCGAGGAGTATAACAAGCAGTCAAATGGGAGTTTAAAGTTGGATAAGGTGGTGAAAGGCGAGACTCAGGTGGTGGCCGGGACAAATTACCGGCTGATTTTGCAGGCGAAGAAAGGGGCAGTCGATAACACGTATCAGGCTGTGGTGTGGGAGAAGTTGTGGCTGAATCTCAGGAATCTCACCTCCTTTAACCTCGTCAAGGGTTAG